The Gemmatimonadaceae bacterium DNA window AGCCGTGTGGGCGTACCAGCTCACGCAGCACGATCTGCACGACTACGACGGCATCAACGAGCAGATTCTCGCGGACCTCACGATCAACGGCGCGAAGCGCGCGGTACTCATTCGCCCCGACCGCAACGGCTACGTATACGTCGTCGATCGCAAGACCGGCGAAGTGATCTCGGCGAATCCGTACGGGTTCATCAACTCGACCACGGGCGTCGATCTCAAGACCGGCGCGCTGCAATACAATCCCGAGAAGGCGACGACGCTCGGCAAGGTCGTGCGCGAAATCTGTCCGGCGGCGCCGGGCATGAAGGACTGGCAACCCTCGGCCTATTCGCCCAAACTCGGCTTGTTATTCATTCCTCATCAGAATTTGTGTATGGACGAGGAAGGCCTGAGCGCGAACTACATCGCGGGCACGCCGTACGTCGGCATGAACGTGAAGATGTATCCCGGTCCGGGCGGCAATCGCGGCGTGTTCCAGGCGTGGAATCCCGTCACCGGCAAGGAAGTCTGGTCGATCAAGGAAGATCTGCCGGTGTGGAGCGGCACGGTGGTGACGGCCGGCGACGTCGCCTTTTACGGCACGATGGACGGATGGTTCAAGGCCGTCGATGCGCGCACCGGCAACATCCTGTGGCAGTTCAAGACCGGCTCCGGCATCATCGGCCAGCCAATCACGTACAAGGGACCTGACGGACATCAGTACGTCGCCGTGCTGTCCGGCATCGGCGGCTGGTCGGGTGCCATCGTCGCCGGCGGCCTCGACGCGCGCGACTCCTCCGCGGCGCTCGGCTTCGTCAACGCGATGAAGGACTTGCCGTCGAAGACGACCAAGGGCGGCATGTTGTACGTGTTTGCCCTATGAGGCGCGCTGGGCGTTGGGCGCTGGGAGCTGGGCGGGTGACGCGGCGCGAAGAGAATCTCTCTCTCGTCGTGCCGCTCGTCGTCCTGCTCGGCGTCGCGGCAGCGACCCACGACGGCCGCGCATTCGCCGCAGTCACGCCCAGCGCCCAGCCCGCAGCGCCCAGCGCAATACGCATCTGCGCGGACCCCAACAACCTCCCCTTTTCGAACGCCAGTCGCGCCGGCTTCGAAAACAAAATCGCCGATGTGATTGGTGCCGAGTTGCATCGGCCGGTCGCGTATACGTGGTGGGCGCAGCGTCGCGGGTTCGTTCGCAACACGCTCAACGCCGGCGAATGCGACCTCGTCGTCGGCACCGTCTCCGGCATGGAGATGCTGGCCACGACGCGCCCGTACTACAAGTCGACGTACGTGTTCGTGTCGCGGCACGATCGGCATCTTGACGTCAAGTCATTTGACGATACTAAGCTTCGGCGCTTGAAGATCGGCGTGCAGCTCATCGGCGACGATTTCTCGAACACGCCGCCGGCCCACGCGCTCTCCAATCGCGGCATCGTGCGCAACGTCGTCGGCTTTCCGGTCTACGGCGATTACCGGCAGGCGAATCCCGCGGCGCGCATCATGGACGCCGTGATCGGCCGCAAGGTCGACGTTGCGGTCGTCTGGGGGCCGCTCGCCGGCTACTTCGCGAAGCAGTCGCCCGTCGCGCTCGACGTCGTGCCGGTGAGCCCACAGGTGGATCTGCCGTATCTGCCCTTCGTGTTCGACATCGCCATGGGCACGCGGCGCGCGGATTCAACGTTTCGTCATACGCTCGACGACATCATCGAGCGCAGGCACGCGACGATCGACAGCATCCTCGGCGCGTATGGAGTGCCGCGCGCCGATCGTGGCCGGAGGACGTATGGCAATTAGAGGATGGACCCTGGCGGGAGCGTGCACGCTCGCCCTCCTCGCCGCCGCATGCGAGCGCGAGGAGCGGCATCTCAACGAGCCGCCGCCCAAGCCGCCGACACAGTTCGTTGCGCAGGTTCCGCTGCAGCCTGGCCCGACGTTCATCAATGACACGTCGGAAGGGCCGTACGATGACAACGCGTACAGCGCGAGCGAAGGCCAGGTGTTGTTCGAGCAGATGAATTGCAGCGGGTGTCACTCGAATGGCGGCGGCGGCATGGGACCGGCCCTCATGGACGACGAGTGGAGTTACGGCAGCCTCCCGCAGCAGATCTTCGCGACGATCGCTGAAGGCCGGCCGAACGGCATGCCGTCGTGGAAGCATCGCTTGAACAACCAGCAGATCTGGCAGCTCGTGTCCTACGTGCGCTCGTTGAGCGGGCTCACGCCGAAGGGGGCGCGGCCGAATCGCGAGGATCACATGATGGTAAAGCCGTCGCCCTCGCAGACGCCGCAAACGCCGCAGTCCAAGGCGAAGAATTCGGGACTTCCGCTTTCCTCGATGAAGTAGACGCGATCGCTCATGCACTCGCTCTTCGATCCGCAATCGCCGCAAGCGCGCGCCGTCGCCCACCTCTGGTGGTGGATGCTCGGCGTCGGCGGCACCGTCTGGCTCGGTGTCGTGCTCTTCGCGATCTACGCCGCCATGCACCCGCGCGGGAACCGCGCGTCGGACGGTCTCGAGCACGTGTCGCCGGAGACGCATCATCGCGTCGAGCGTGTCGTCGCGGGCGCGGGCTTCGCCACCGTGCTGATTCTCCTTGCCTTCCTGATATTCGACTTCTCGGTCGGTCACGCGCTCGCGGTGCATCCGCAGCGCGGGTTGACGATCGACGTCGTCGGACATCAGTGGTGGTGGGAGGCGCAGTACGAGGATCCCGATCCGAGCAAGATGATCTCGACGGCGAACGAGATTCACGTCCCGACCGGCCAGATGATTCAGTTCAAGCTGCGCGCGGCCGATGTGATTCACAGCTTCTGGGCGCCGAACCTGAACGGCAAGCGCGATCTCATTCCCGGTTACACGAGCACCCTGTGGTTCAAGGCCGACACCGCCGGCGTCTACCGCGGACAGTGCGCGGAGTTCTGCGGTTTGCAGCACGCGAAGATGGCGTTCTACATCATCGCCGAGCCGCCGGTGAAGTTCGCGGCGTGGATGGCCGCGGCATCGAGGCCGCAGGACCAACCGACCGACTCGACGTTGCTCTATGGCCAGCGGATTTTCATGTCGAGCGGATGCGCCGTCTGCCACAGCATCGCCGGCACCGAGGCGCGATCGACCGTTGGTCCCGGGCTCACGCACCTCAAGAGCCGCAACACGATCGCCGCGGGAACCCTCGCCAACACGCGTGAGAATCTCGTGAAGTGGGTGTCGAACCCGCAGAACGTGAAGCCGGGCGCGCGCATGCCGGCGTACCAGTTCACTGAACCGCAGTTGACGGCGTTGATCTCATACCTGGAAACATTGAAATGAGCGCCGACGCTGGACTTCCCGTCGAGCTGCTGTTGTCCGAGGAGGCCATCGCCCGCGAGGCCGCCGCGCTCGACCAAACCTGGCGCGACAAGCCGGGCGTCTGGGGCTGGCTCACGGCGGTCGATCACAAGACGATCGGCAAGCGCTACATCATCACCGCGTTCCTGATGTTCCTGGCCGGCGGCATCGAGGCGGCGCTGATGCGCACGCAACTCGCGCGGCCGGAAAACACGCTGCTCAGCGCCGACAAGTACAATCAGCTCTTCACGACGCACGGCACGACGATGATGTTCCTCTTCGCCGTGCCGATCATGACGGCGATGGGCCTTTATCTCGTGCCACTGATGGTTGGCGCGCGGAGCATCGCGTTCCCGCGCATCAACGCGTTCGGCTACTGGACGTACGTGGTCGGCGTCGTGTTCCTGTACGTGTCGCTGTTCGCGAACACCGGACCGGATGCGGGGTGGTTCGCGTATCCGCCGCTCTCGACGGTGTACTCGCCCGGGCATCGCATGGACGTGTGGGCGCAGGTGGTGACGTTCACCGAGATTGCGGCACTCGTCGCGGCCGTGAACATCATCGTCACCGTGTTCAAGCTGCGATCGCCCGGCATGTCGCTCAATCGCATTCCCTTGTTCGTGTGGGCGCAGCTCGTCGTCGCGTTCATGATCATCTTCGCCATGCCGGCCGTCGCGACGGGCAGCACGTTGATGCTGGCCGAGGATCGCGCGATCAACACGCATTGGTTCAACTATGCGGAGGGGGGCGACGTGCTGCTGTGGCAGCACATTTTCTGGTTCTTCGGCCACCCTGAGGTCTACATCATCTTCCTGCCGGGCCTGGGCTTCATCACGCCGATCATCGAGACCTTCGCGCGGCGAAAGGTGTTCGGATACACGGCGCTCGTGATGGCGAACGTCACCACCGCGTTCTTCGCGTTCGGGTTGTGGGTCCACCACATGTTCGCGACGCCGATCCCCGAGCTCGGACAGAGTTTGTTCACGGCGGCCAGCATGTTGATCGCCATTCCCACGGGCGTGCAGATCTTCTGCTGGATCGCCACGCTGTGGATGGGCCGCCCCACGTTCCGCGTGCCGCTGCTGTTCGTGATGGGATTCTTCTTCACGTTCATCAACGGCGGCATCACCGGTGTGATGCTCGCATCGGTGGGATTCGACAAGCAGGCGCACGACACGTTCTTCGTCGTCGCCCACTTGCATTACGTGCTGCTCGGCGGCGGCATCATGCCGCTCTTCGGTGCGTTCTACTTCTGGTTCCCGAAGATCGTCGGGCGCAAGCTCAGCGAGACGCTGGGCAAATGGCACTTCTGGCTGTTTCTCATCGGCGTGAACGTGACCTTCTTCCCGATGCACATTTTGGGATTGGAGGGCATGCCGCGTCGCGTGTACACCTATATGGCGAACACGGGGTGGGGTCCGCTCAATCTCGTGGCGACGATCGGCGGGTATGTCATCGCGATATCGGTCGTGGTGTTCCTCGTGAACGTCATCAAGAGTTGGGTCGCCGGCGAGCTTGCGGGCCCGAATCCGTGGAATTCGTCCGGTCTCGAGTGGGCGACGTCGTCGCCGCCGCCGCCATATAACTTTACTTATATACCCGTCACGACGAGCCGCCATCCGCTCTGGGATACGAGCGTCGAGCTGCCGGTGATGACCGGATTGCGGTCGGATCGGCGTGAGGTACTGACGACGACGACGTTCGATGCGCGGCCCGATCATCGCCACGAGCATCCCGAGGGATCGATCTGGCCGATGTATCTCGCCGGGACCATGGGCGTGGTGTTCATCGGATCGATCTTCTCGCCGTATTACGTGCTCGGCGGACTGGGACTGGCGTTGATCGGCTTGTTCATGTGGGCGTGGAACTCGATCGGTGAGCATAAAGGTCCGGACCGCGTGCTGGCGCCTGACGCGCTCGCGGAGCGCGCATGACAACTATGACGACGATGGCGACGTCGGCGAAACCACTCCGTCCGGCGGGTGACGTCTCGCAGCTGCCGACCGTGGTGTTCGGCAGCCGCAGCTTGATGTGGTGGTCGACCCTGGGCTTCATGGTCGTGGAAGGGTGGACGCTGGCGCTACTGGTCGTGTCCTATTTGTACCTGCGGCAGAACTACGAGGCGTGGCCGCCGCTTCGCACGCCCTATCCAAGTTTGCTCATTCCGACGATCAATCTCGCGCTGATGCTGCTGAGCTTGATCCCGGCGATCGCGTCGCAGCGCGCGGCCAAGCGACTCGACAAGCCGGCGCTCAAGAAGTGGCTGCTCCTCTTTTCGGTGATCGTGTTCGCGATCGTCGTCGTGCGGTGGTGGGAGCTGTGGGCGCTCAACACGCGCTGGGACACGAACGCGTACGGTTCGGCGGCGTGGACAATCGTTGGCTTTCACACCTCGCTGCTGGCGCTCGACGTTGCCGATACGCTCGGCCTCACGTTGTTCTACTTCGTGCGCCCGATGCCCGTGAAGAGCTTCAGCGACGCGACGGACAACAGCTTCTATTGGTATTTCACCGTTGGGATCTGGATTCCCGTTTATCTCATCGTGTATGTCGGACCGCGAATCTTCTGACGTCGTAGACGTATTGACGGAGAATCCGTCGGATCACGGCGTGCGGGCGTTCACGCGGTGGCCAGGCTTGTTGAGCCTCGCGCTCGGCTGGGTGCTTAGCCCAACGGTCGCGTTGATCAATCAGGAGCTGATCTACAGCACGAACATGTGGGCGTGCGGACGGAATCAGCCCGCGGCGATGCACGTCGTGCCCGCGTTATGTCTCATCGTCACCATCGGCGTTGCGATGACCGCATATAAGGATTGGAAAGCGGCCGGTGGTGGTGTCGAGGAAGAAGCCGCCGACGTCGCGACGCGCACGCGCTGGATGGGATTGGTCGGAGTGGTGGTGAGTGTCTTCTCTGCCCTCGTGATTCTCGCGCAGTGGGCCGCGATCTTCGTGTTCGATCCATGCATGCGGGCGTAGCGGGATGACGCTGCCCGTCATCCCGAGCCGCCTCCTGATTGTTATCCCGAGCCGCCTCCTGACTGTCATCCCGAGCCGCCTCCTGATTGTCATCCCGAGCCGCAGGCGAGGGATCTTTCATCCCGATAGAGTGCCCTCTATCGGCCCGCTAGATCCCTCGTCGCTCCGCTCCTCGGGATGACGACCTTCCCAGAGTGGGGACTCGAGCCCGGCATCGTCATTCCGGTGTTCGTACTCGGCGCATTGTATTGGCGCGGATTGGCGCGCGTGCGTCTCGCTGCGCCTCGCGCCGTTCCGGGCCGCGGCGTCGCATCGTTCGTCGCTGGATATGTGGTGCTGATCGTCGCGCTC harbors:
- a CDS encoding c-type cytochrome, with translation MAIRGWTLAGACTLALLAAACEREERHLNEPPPKPPTQFVAQVPLQPGPTFINDTSEGPYDDNAYSASEGQVLFEQMNCSGCHSNGGGGMGPALMDDEWSYGSLPQQIFATIAEGRPNGMPSWKHRLNNQQIWQLVSYVRSLSGLTPKGARPNREDHMMVKPSPSQTPQTPQSKAKNSGLPLSSMK
- a CDS encoding substrate-binding domain-containing protein yields the protein MTRREENLSLVVPLVVLLGVAAATHDGRAFAAVTPSAQPAAPSAIRICADPNNLPFSNASRAGFENKIADVIGAELHRPVAYTWWAQRRGFVRNTLNAGECDLVVGTVSGMEMLATTRPYYKSTYVFVSRHDRHLDVKSFDDTKLRRLKIGVQLIGDDFSNTPPAHALSNRGIVRNVVGFPVYGDYRQANPAARIMDAVIGRKVDVAVVWGPLAGYFAKQSPVALDVVPVSPQVDLPYLPFVFDIAMGTRRADSTFRHTLDDIIERRHATIDSILGAYGVPRADRGRRTYGN
- the coxB gene encoding cytochrome c oxidase subunit II, which encodes MHSLFDPQSPQARAVAHLWWWMLGVGGTVWLGVVLFAIYAAMHPRGNRASDGLEHVSPETHHRVERVVAGAGFATVLILLAFLIFDFSVGHALAVHPQRGLTIDVVGHQWWWEAQYEDPDPSKMISTANEIHVPTGQMIQFKLRAADVIHSFWAPNLNGKRDLIPGYTSTLWFKADTAGVYRGQCAEFCGLQHAKMAFYIIAEPPVKFAAWMAAASRPQDQPTDSTLLYGQRIFMSSGCAVCHSIAGTEARSTVGPGLTHLKSRNTIAAGTLANTRENLVKWVSNPQNVKPGARMPAYQFTEPQLTALISYLETLK
- the ctaD gene encoding cytochrome c oxidase subunit I, translating into MSADAGLPVELLLSEEAIAREAAALDQTWRDKPGVWGWLTAVDHKTIGKRYIITAFLMFLAGGIEAALMRTQLARPENTLLSADKYNQLFTTHGTTMMFLFAVPIMTAMGLYLVPLMVGARSIAFPRINAFGYWTYVVGVVFLYVSLFANTGPDAGWFAYPPLSTVYSPGHRMDVWAQVVTFTEIAALVAAVNIIVTVFKLRSPGMSLNRIPLFVWAQLVVAFMIIFAMPAVATGSTLMLAEDRAINTHWFNYAEGGDVLLWQHIFWFFGHPEVYIIFLPGLGFITPIIETFARRKVFGYTALVMANVTTAFFAFGLWVHHMFATPIPELGQSLFTAASMLIAIPTGVQIFCWIATLWMGRPTFRVPLLFVMGFFFTFINGGITGVMLASVGFDKQAHDTFFVVAHLHYVLLGGGIMPLFGAFYFWFPKIVGRKLSETLGKWHFWLFLIGVNVTFFPMHILGLEGMPRRVYTYMANTGWGPLNLVATIGGYVIAISVVVFLVNVIKSWVAGELAGPNPWNSSGLEWATSSPPPPYNFTYIPVTTSRHPLWDTSVELPVMTGLRSDRREVLTTTTFDARPDHRHEHPEGSIWPMYLAGTMGVVFIGSIFSPYYVLGGLGLALIGLFMWAWNSIGEHKGPDRVLAPDALAERA